The following proteins are co-located in the Halostella salina genome:
- a CDS encoding ArsA family ATPase — protein sequence MEPFVFFGGKGGVGKTTVSCAYARKCADEGVETLVVSTDPAHSVSDVFDQSFGDEPEPVDGIDRLSALEIDPEAEVSEHLGEIRGRLSDQVSTPMVNEIDRQLEMAHQTPGAYEAALFDRFVDVMRERDPYDRVVFDTAPTGSTLRLFALPEFLESWIERLMHKRKQSIDRFEKAAIGNREPRRVMDGDPVLAHLQDRKEFFEFAGGALRNDAAFFIVLNPDQLSVNETGRAIEDMQGEDLGVRGLVANKLTPSPDADEDGRGARYLRDRVETERERLDAVRDRFDPPLVAEIETRTREVKGDLLAEVAAELDVEVRADAPSFV from the coding sequence ATGGAGCCGTTCGTGTTCTTCGGAGGGAAGGGCGGCGTCGGCAAGACGACCGTCTCCTGTGCGTACGCCCGAAAATGCGCCGACGAGGGCGTGGAGACGCTGGTCGTGTCGACGGACCCGGCCCATTCCGTCTCGGACGTGTTCGACCAGTCGTTCGGTGACGAACCGGAACCGGTCGACGGTATCGACCGGCTCTCGGCCCTGGAGATCGACCCGGAGGCCGAAGTGAGCGAACACCTCGGGGAGATCCGCGGTCGGCTCTCCGACCAGGTGTCGACCCCGATGGTCAACGAGATCGACCGACAGCTGGAGATGGCCCACCAGACGCCCGGCGCGTACGAGGCCGCCCTGTTCGACCGGTTCGTGGACGTGATGCGGGAGAGAGACCCCTACGACAGGGTCGTCTTCGACACCGCACCGACGGGGTCGACGCTGCGGCTGTTCGCACTCCCGGAGTTCCTGGAGTCGTGGATCGAGCGGCTGATGCACAAGCGCAAACAGAGCATCGACCGCTTCGAGAAGGCTGCGATCGGCAACCGGGAGCCCCGTCGCGTGATGGACGGCGACCCGGTGCTGGCGCATCTGCAGGACCGCAAGGAGTTCTTCGAGTTCGCCGGCGGTGCGCTCCGGAACGACGCGGCGTTTTTCATCGTGCTGAACCCCGACCAGCTCTCGGTGAACGAAACCGGCCGCGCCATCGAGGACATGCAGGGAGAGGACCTGGGCGTTCGCGGCCTCGTCGCGAACAAGCTCACGCCGAGTCCGGACGCCGACGAGGACGGCCGCGGGGCGCGCTACCTCCGCGACCGCGTCGAGACCGAGCGGGAGCGGCTCGACGCGGTCCGCGACCGGTTCGACCCGCCGCTGGTCGCGGAGATAGAGACCAGAACGCGGGAAGTGAAAGGGGACCTGCTGGCGGAGGTGGCCGCGGAACTCGACGTGGAAGTGCGCGCGGACGCCCCCTCGTTTGTTTAG
- a CDS encoding CobW family GTP-binding protein, which produces MGDRIPVTVLSGNLGAGKTTLVNHLLERSGDRELAVLVNDMGDVNVDADLVAAGSDLDVDDGVAELSNGCICCELQDDLESAVTRLARERDFDHLVVESSGISEPAPVARLFTTESRAAARYRVNGLVTVVDARLFVDAFGGDEVPERRAAGEDERPLSDLLVEQVEVSNVVLLNKADLCTEAELETAEGLVAALQPDAETARTEFSAVDPAWLLDVERFDPDAVSDLPGWKRALDDDGHGGDGDHRHPDEVYGVSSFTYRRRRPFHPERVADLLRSLPESVVRSKGTLWVADNDQRQTLGQAGSSVRVTAEGPWVASLPAVEQDLYRSNRPDLDWDDEHGDRRTELVVIGVDMDEANVRDRLDDALVTDAEWSESASLPAGPFPGSTGEDAVLREP; this is translated from the coding sequence ATGGGCGATCGGATCCCGGTCACGGTGCTCTCGGGGAACCTCGGTGCTGGGAAGACGACGCTGGTGAACCACCTCCTCGAACGCTCCGGGGACCGCGAACTCGCCGTGCTGGTCAACGACATGGGCGACGTGAACGTCGACGCCGACCTCGTCGCGGCGGGCTCGGACCTCGACGTCGACGACGGCGTGGCGGAGCTGTCGAACGGCTGTATCTGCTGTGAGCTACAGGACGACCTCGAATCGGCCGTCACCCGGCTCGCCCGCGAGCGCGATTTCGACCACCTCGTCGTCGAGTCCTCCGGGATCTCCGAGCCGGCTCCGGTCGCACGCCTGTTCACGACGGAGTCCCGCGCGGCGGCCCGGTACCGCGTCAACGGTCTCGTGACGGTCGTTGACGCCCGGCTGTTCGTGGACGCGTTCGGCGGCGACGAGGTGCCCGAGCGCCGCGCGGCCGGCGAGGACGAGCGCCCCCTCTCGGACCTGCTCGTCGAACAGGTCGAGGTGTCGAACGTCGTCCTGCTGAACAAGGCCGACCTCTGTACCGAGGCCGAACTGGAGACCGCCGAGGGCCTCGTGGCGGCGCTCCAGCCCGACGCCGAGACGGCACGGACGGAGTTCTCCGCCGTCGACCCGGCGTGGCTGCTCGACGTGGAGCGGTTCGACCCCGACGCCGTGAGCGACCTGCCCGGCTGGAAGCGCGCGCTCGACGACGACGGTCACGGCGGGGACGGCGACCACCGCCACCCCGACGAGGTGTACGGCGTCTCGTCGTTCACCTACCGCCGCCGTCGGCCGTTCCACCCCGAGCGAGTCGCCGACCTCCTGCGCTCGCTTCCGGAGAGCGTCGTGCGCTCGAAGGGCACGCTCTGGGTCGCTGACAACGACCAGCGACAGACGCTCGGCCAGGCCGGGTCGTCGGTGCGAGTCACTGCCGAGGGACCGTGGGTCGCGTCGCTCCCGGCGGTCGAACAGGACCTCTACCGGTCGAACCGGCCAGACCTGGACTGGGACGACGAGCACGGCGACCGGCGGACCGAACTCGTCGTCATCGGCGTCGACATGGACGAGGCGAACGTCCGGGACAGGCTCGACGACGCGCTCGTCACGGACGCGGAGTGGTCCGAGTCGGCGTCGCTTCCGGCCGGCCCGTTCCCGGGGAGCACCGGCGAGGACGCCGTGCTCCGTGAGCCGTAG
- a CDS encoding nucleoside hydrolase — MTTDVILDCDPGHDDAIAALLALTAPDLSVRAVTTVAGNQTLAKTTENARQVLTLADRTDVPVASGMDEPMVRDLMVAEDVHGESGLDGPDLPDPAVDTLDEHAVDCIARTAREAGGVTLVPTGPLTNVGMLLKRYPDIDRYVDEIVLMGGAVGMGNYTPAAEFNILVDPEAADIVFRSDVPVTMVGLDVTRAARVRTDEFERFRDLGTDVGVTVAEWLDYFLRFHEDRFGWDGVPLHDACAVAELIDDDIVETEAMHVAVETAGDHTAGRTVCDQWDVLDTEPNASVGVDIDREAFVDLVVDAVAKY; from the coding sequence ATGACGACAGATGTCATTCTCGACTGCGATCCGGGACACGACGACGCGATAGCGGCGCTGCTCGCGCTGACTGCCCCCGACCTCTCCGTCCGCGCGGTCACGACGGTGGCGGGCAATCAGACGCTGGCGAAGACCACGGAGAACGCGCGGCAGGTGCTCACGCTCGCCGACCGGACCGACGTGCCCGTTGCCAGCGGGATGGACGAGCCGATGGTCCGCGACCTGATGGTCGCGGAGGACGTGCACGGCGAGTCGGGCCTCGACGGTCCCGACCTCCCCGACCCGGCCGTCGACACGCTCGACGAGCACGCGGTCGACTGCATCGCCCGCACGGCGCGGGAGGCCGGCGGCGTGACGCTCGTGCCGACGGGACCGCTCACCAACGTCGGCATGCTGCTCAAGCGGTATCCCGACATCGACCGATACGTCGACGAGATCGTGTTGATGGGGGGTGCGGTCGGGATGGGGAACTACACGCCGGCCGCGGAGTTCAACATCCTCGTCGACCCGGAGGCGGCCGACATCGTCTTCCGGTCGGACGTGCCGGTCACGATGGTCGGTCTTGACGTGACCCGCGCGGCCCGGGTCCGCACTGACGAGTTCGAGCGGTTCCGGGACCTCGGGACGGACGTCGGCGTGACCGTCGCGGAGTGGCTCGACTACTTCCTCCGCTTCCACGAGGACCGCTTCGGCTGGGACGGGGTCCCGCTTCACGACGCCTGCGCGGTGGCCGAACTGATCGACGACGACATCGTCGAGACCGAGGCGATGCACGTCGCCGTCGAAACCGCCGGCGACCACACCGCCGGTCGGACCGTCTGCGACCAGTGGGACGTGCTCGACACGGAGCCGAACGCGAGCGTCGGCGTCGACATCGACCGCGAAGCGTTCGTCGACCTTGTCGTCGACGCGGTCGCGAAGTACTGA
- a CDS encoding EamA family transporter, translating into MLQLSDALLGTILATTASLMFAFQYLFVRLGTREGSVSEVIWVSLLSNVVILVPPALVLYDVSMSTEALLAFAGAGLSGSLFARICMFTSIERLGASRTSPIVASNALFATLLAVVVLDESLTAVHFLGVVLIVAGVAVISYETAESQRVEVSRRELALLFFVPILGAVFLGIEPIFISLALGAGGSIIPGTAVVVTTAFIGFTVYTRATTGLPSPSIVRQPYMKWYIAAGVATTFGLLAAFTALQTAPVVIAVPLIQTSPLLVIGLSALFLSSRLERVTPAVLVSTVIIILGATIVSLSG; encoded by the coding sequence ATGCTTCAGCTCTCCGACGCCCTGCTAGGGACGATACTCGCGACCACGGCCTCCCTGATGTTCGCCTTCCAGTACCTGTTCGTCCGCCTCGGGACCCGGGAGGGGTCGGTGTCCGAGGTGATCTGGGTGTCGCTGTTGAGCAACGTCGTCATCCTCGTCCCGCCCGCGCTGGTCCTCTACGACGTTTCGATGTCCACGGAGGCCCTGCTCGCCTTCGCCGGCGCGGGGCTGTCGGGGTCGCTGTTCGCGCGGATCTGTATGTTCACCAGCATCGAGCGACTCGGGGCGAGCCGGACTTCGCCGATCGTGGCGTCGAACGCGCTGTTCGCGACGCTGCTGGCGGTGGTCGTGCTGGACGAGTCGCTGACCGCCGTGCATTTCCTCGGCGTGGTGCTGATAGTCGCCGGCGTCGCGGTGATCTCCTACGAGACCGCCGAGAGCCAGCGCGTCGAGGTGTCGCGGCGCGAACTGGCGCTGCTGTTTTTCGTGCCGATCCTCGGCGCGGTGTTTCTCGGCATCGAACCGATCTTCATCTCCCTCGCGCTGGGGGCGGGCGGGTCGATCATCCCCGGCACGGCGGTCGTCGTCACGACCGCGTTCATCGGATTCACGGTGTACACCCGCGCGACGACGGGGTTGCCCTCGCCCTCGATCGTCCGACAGCCCTACATGAAGTGGTACATCGCGGCGGGGGTCGCGACCACCTTCGGTCTCCTTGCGGCCTTCACGGCGCTCCAGACGGCCCCCGTCGTCATCGCCGTCCCGCTCATCCAGACCTCGCCGCTGCTGGTCATCGGGCTCTCGGCGCTGTTCCTCTCGTCGCGGCTGGAGCGCGTCACGCCCGCGGTGCTCGTCTCCACCGTGATCATCATCCTCGGCGCGACCATCGTCTCCCTCTCCGGCTAA
- a CDS encoding nucleoside hydrolase: MATNVVLDVDPGHDDAIALLLALGHEAVEVDAVTTVAGNGTLPKTTRNARRVLALADRADVPVAAGMAEPLVRSDDVIATPEVHGESALDGPDLPEPDRDAVDDHAVDVIRDAAREGSVTLVPTGPLTNVATALRQYPAVEDGIDGIVLMGGAAGTGNYTPAAEYNILVDPEAAAVVFDADVPVTMVGLDVTRESRLGRADIERIRGFGDPVGPTVAAWLDYFIGWHEEQYGRESVPVHDALAVGAVIDPGLVETEHLHVAVETSGDHTLGRTVCDRYGVRDAEPNAHVALGVDRGGFVDLLCGTLEAYSA; the protein is encoded by the coding sequence ATGGCAACGAACGTCGTCCTGGACGTGGACCCGGGCCACGACGACGCGATCGCGCTGCTGCTGGCGCTGGGCCACGAGGCGGTCGAGGTGGACGCAGTCACGACTGTGGCGGGCAACGGGACGCTCCCGAAGACGACGCGGAACGCCCGGCGCGTGCTGGCGCTGGCCGACCGGGCGGACGTGCCGGTGGCCGCCGGGATGGCCGAGCCGCTGGTCCGCTCGGACGACGTGATCGCCACCCCGGAGGTGCACGGCGAGTCGGCGCTCGACGGCCCGGACCTGCCGGAGCCCGACCGCGACGCGGTCGATGACCACGCCGTCGACGTCATCCGCGACGCCGCGAGGGAGGGGTCGGTGACGCTCGTACCGACGGGCCCCCTCACTAACGTCGCCACGGCGCTCCGCCAGTACCCCGCGGTCGAGGACGGCATCGACGGGATCGTGTTGATGGGGGGCGCGGCCGGGACGGGGAACTACACGCCGGCCGCGGAGTACAACATCCTCGTCGACCCGGAGGCCGCCGCGGTCGTGTTCGACGCGGACGTGCCGGTCACGATGGTCGGCCTGGACGTGACCCGGGAGTCGCGGCTCGGCCGCGCCGACATCGAGCGCATCCGCGGGTTCGGCGACCCGGTCGGTCCCACCGTTGCCGCGTGGCTCGACTACTTCATCGGGTGGCACGAGGAGCAGTACGGCCGGGAGAGCGTCCCGGTCCACGACGCGCTGGCGGTCGGGGCGGTCATCGACCCGGGCCTCGTCGAGACGGAGCACCTGCACGTCGCCGTCGAGACCTCCGGGGACCACACCCTCGGGCGGACCGTCTGTGACCGGTACGGCGTCCGCGACGCGGAGCCGAACGCCCACGTCGCCCTGGGCGTCGACAGGGGCGGGTTCGTCGACCTGCTGTGCGGGACGCTGGAGGCGTACTCCGCTTAG
- a CDS encoding NAD-dependent epimerase/dehydratase family protein: MRNVVVTGGLGTAGTWVVDHLNRAGWNVTCIDLGTPAGAGPGGTVVDGVEFRKGDLTDHGQAWELVAESDPDAVVHMAAVPMAGIVSESRTFETNVTSTYNVLTAAGRVGADVVWTSSDAVYGSVFADPPWLPDYLPVDEGHPCRPTDPYGTSKQVGENVAAMTARKHGVDVASLRPPLIEVPGEYRSAERRAAFDPETAERDGEYWSYVDVRDVARAVEAALTTDLGGHEAFLVAAADNCLDRPTASAIESVYGDLPDDCEIEGDESAFSSAKARSVLGWEPRHGWRSAEDESVAPPSFD; the protein is encoded by the coding sequence ATGCGCAACGTCGTCGTCACCGGCGGGCTCGGCACTGCGGGAACGTGGGTCGTCGACCACCTGAACCGGGCCGGCTGGAACGTCACCTGTATCGACCTCGGGACCCCGGCGGGCGCGGGGCCGGGCGGCACCGTCGTCGACGGCGTCGAGTTCCGGAAGGGGGACCTGACCGACCACGGGCAGGCGTGGGAGCTGGTCGCCGAGAGCGACCCCGACGCGGTCGTCCACATGGCCGCCGTCCCGATGGCGGGGATCGTGTCGGAGAGCCGGACCTTCGAGACGAACGTGACGAGCACGTACAACGTGCTGACTGCGGCGGGCCGGGTGGGTGCGGACGTGGTCTGGACCTCCAGCGACGCCGTCTACGGGTCGGTGTTCGCGGACCCGCCGTGGCTCCCCGACTACCTCCCGGTCGACGAGGGCCACCCGTGCCGGCCGACGGACCCGTACGGCACGTCGAAGCAGGTCGGCGAGAACGTCGCCGCGATGACGGCGCGAAAGCACGGCGTCGACGTGGCGTCGCTCCGCCCGCCGCTCATCGAGGTCCCCGGCGAGTACCGGAGCGCCGAGCGACGGGCCGCGTTCGACCCCGAGACGGCCGAGCGGGACGGCGAGTACTGGTCCTACGTCGACGTCCGTGACGTCGCCCGCGCCGTCGAGGCCGCGCTCACGACCGACCTCGGGGGGCACGAGGCGTTCCTCGTCGCGGCCGCGGACAACTGCCTCGACCGCCCGACTGCGTCGGCTATCGAATCGGTTTACGGCGACCTCCCGGACGACTGCGAAATCGAGGGCGACGAGTCCGCGTTCTCGTCGGCGAAGGCGCGGTCGGTCCTCGGCTGGGAGCCAAGACATGGGTGGCGCTCCGCCGAGGACGAGTCGGTTGCGCCGCCCTCGTTCGACTGA
- a CDS encoding ABC transporter permease: MIESERLTRRRIGLLAIAVLLVGGLLATPYRSELIGILGVGFFNTALTLSVPITLAGVGGLYAEKSGVINIGIEGLLIAGAFTSVLVTGISVDAVGAGSAVWLGMLAAVVVSTLGALLFGVICIRYKADQIIAGLAVWFVFLGLAPFFSRVYWGQINSPTVATFSEVPIPVLSEIPVLGRILFTNYPTTYLMLVIVPVAWYVLKFTSFGMWVRASGEHPEALDTAGVNVNRVRYISIMISGALSGIGGSALTLSTVGQFIGQGQTIVSGDGFIGIVAYLMGNYNPLATFGAAALFAGLDAYQVRMQQIGLDIAPELFGAIPYAAVIVVLVLFGYTRIPERAGENYESGDE; encoded by the coding sequence ATGATTGAGAGCGAACGACTGACCCGGCGGCGTATCGGTCTGCTAGCCATCGCGGTGCTCCTCGTCGGCGGGCTGCTGGCCACGCCGTACCGGAGCGAACTGATCGGGATCCTCGGCGTCGGCTTCTTCAACACGGCGCTGACGCTGTCCGTGCCGATCACCCTCGCCGGCGTCGGTGGCCTCTATGCGGAAAAAAGCGGCGTAATCAACATCGGCATCGAGGGGCTGCTGATCGCCGGCGCGTTCACGAGCGTGCTGGTCACTGGCATCAGCGTGGACGCCGTCGGTGCCGGTAGTGCGGTGTGGCTCGGAATGCTGGCAGCAGTCGTCGTCAGCACGCTCGGGGCGCTCCTGTTCGGCGTCATCTGCATCCGCTACAAGGCCGACCAGATCATCGCGGGGCTGGCCGTCTGGTTCGTGTTCCTCGGCCTGGCACCGTTCTTCAGCCGCGTGTACTGGGGGCAGATCAACAGCCCGACCGTGGCGACGTTCAGCGAGGTGCCGATCCCGGTCCTCTCGGAGATCCCGGTGCTCGGCCGGATCCTGTTCACCAACTACCCGACCACGTACCTGATGCTGGTCATCGTGCCCGTCGCGTGGTACGTACTGAAGTTCACCTCCTTCGGGATGTGGGTCCGCGCGAGCGGCGAACACCCGGAGGCGCTGGACACCGCCGGCGTCAACGTGAACCGCGTCCGGTACATCAGCATCATGATCTCCGGCGCGCTCTCCGGGATCGGCGGGTCGGCGCTGACCCTCTCGACGGTCGGCCAGTTCATCGGCCAGGGGCAGACCATCGTCAGCGGCGACGGGTTCATCGGCATCGTCGCGTACCTGATGGGCAACTACAACCCGCTCGCAACGTTCGGCGCGGCGGCGCTGTTCGCCGGGCTCGACGCGTACCAGGTCCGCATGCAGCAGATCGGGCTCGACATCGCCCCGGAACTGTTCGGGGCGATCCCCTACGCGGCCGTCATCGTCGTGCTGGTGCTGTTCGGCTACACGCGGATCCCCGAACGCGCCGGCGAGAACTACGAGAGCGGCGACGAGTAG
- a CDS encoding ABC transporter permease, producing MSGSGPNLPDRLERILGRMVDASTRERILISFASLALALAVGAVLLLLSGAVATCESPFLTLGGTQFCYNPIEVYRVMLNGAIGSPYSLGLTLRETTLLILAGVAVAVTFQAGIFNIGTQGQFIFGGLAGAAAVQYTASLVPANAIGGLVLFAFGMLVAGLAGALYGALPGVLLAYYDANEVITTIMLNFIAGAVAFTAVRSFLREGAAVQTALIPDHAVPPAILFPEASSFSVLIFIPTLLIAVGAHYMLKNSTLGYNIRLSGEQPAAAEYSGVDAKRVIVRTFTLSGLLGGLAGGVFVFMVLGYWQPSVPQVGFDGITVSVLAANNPLGVIPAAALFGVIKSGAIALDLTLGVPRQLAGVLRGIIILFVAMPEFMRMIGRNLGLGDSSSTAPAGTEANDD from the coding sequence ATGAGCGGGTCGGGACCGAACCTGCCCGACAGGCTGGAGCGGATCCTGGGCCGGATGGTCGACGCGTCGACCAGAGAACGGATCCTCATCAGCTTCGCCTCGCTCGCGCTGGCGCTGGCCGTCGGCGCGGTGCTGTTGCTCCTCTCCGGCGCGGTGGCGACCTGCGAGTCGCCGTTCCTCACGCTCGGCGGCACGCAGTTCTGCTACAACCCCATCGAGGTGTACCGCGTGATGCTGAACGGCGCGATCGGCTCGCCGTACAGTCTCGGCCTGACGCTCCGCGAGACGACGCTGCTGATCCTTGCGGGCGTCGCGGTCGCAGTGACGTTCCAGGCTGGCATCTTCAACATCGGGACGCAGGGGCAGTTCATCTTCGGCGGCCTCGCGGGTGCGGCCGCGGTGCAGTACACCGCGAGTCTGGTGCCGGCGAACGCCATCGGCGGTCTCGTGCTGTTCGCCTTCGGCATGCTGGTCGCGGGGCTGGCCGGCGCGCTGTACGGCGCGCTCCCCGGCGTTCTCCTGGCGTACTACGACGCCAACGAGGTCATCACGACGATCATGCTGAACTTCATCGCGGGCGCGGTGGCGTTCACGGCGGTCCGGTCGTTCCTGCGTGAGGGAGCCGCCGTCCAGACGGCGCTGATCCCCGACCACGCCGTTCCGCCGGCCATCCTCTTCCCCGAGGCGTCGTCGTTCTCCGTGCTCATCTTCATCCCGACGCTGTTGATAGCCGTCGGCGCACACTACATGTTGAAGAACTCGACGCTCGGGTACAACATCCGTCTGAGCGGGGAACAGCCCGCCGCCGCGGAGTACAGCGGCGTCGACGCGAAGCGCGTCATCGTCCGCACGTTCACCCTGTCGGGGCTGCTCGGCGGCCTCGCCGGCGGCGTGTTCGTGTTCATGGTGCTGGGCTACTGGCAGCCCAGCGTTCCGCAGGTCGGGTTCGACGGTATCACCGTCTCCGTGCTGGCGGCGAACAACCCGCTTGGCGTCATCCCGGCGGCCGCGCTGTTCGGCGTCATCAAGAGCGGCGCGATCGCACTGGACCTGACGCTCGGTGTGCCGCGCCAGCTGGCCGGCGTGCTGCGCGGCATCATCATCCTGTTCGTGGCGATGCCCGAGTTCATGCGCATGATCGGACGCAACCTGGGGCTGGGCGACTCCTCGTCTACGGCCCCTGCGGGAACGGAGGCTAACGATGATTGA
- a CDS encoding ABC transporter ATP-binding protein, whose protein sequence is MSQSVELTNIRKTFPGVVANDDVSLSVDGGDIHVILGENGAGKSTLMNVLYGLYQPDGGTIRINGEEKSFDSPQDAIDEGIGMIHQHFKLVGPMTVTENIVLGSEPKDSLGVGVDMETARQEVAELSERYGFDIDPEAVVEDVSVGVRQRVEILKALYRGADILILDEPTAVLTPDEIESLFDVFDELIEQGKTIIFITHKLGEAMTVADDISVLRDGKKVTTLPVEEATNNKLAELMVGDEVLLELDLEPHPKGEKLLDVTDLRIEHDDTTPVEDVSLTVREGETLGIAGVDGNGQTELSDALAGLTEIDGGSVTFDGEDATDWDRTQLNDEGLSYIPPDRQEQGLVMEFDHGENVILGEQHTFPLGRRMRDDDLAEDIVEEYDVRTSGIGTAVKSLSGGNQQKLLVGRELERDPKLVIASNPTRGLDVGSIEFIHEQLLSVRRQDRGVLLISSKLDELQQLSDRIAVMYEGEIIDTVDPETVTERELGLLMAGQELADDEAPEADPNASQTAGIDGENE, encoded by the coding sequence ATGAGCCAATCAGTTGAACTTACGAACATACGAAAGACCTTCCCGGGAGTCGTCGCGAACGACGACGTCAGTCTCAGCGTCGACGGGGGCGATATCCACGTCATCCTGGGGGAGAACGGCGCGGGGAAATCCACGCTGATGAACGTCCTGTACGGGCTCTACCAGCCCGACGGCGGGACGATCCGGATCAACGGCGAGGAGAAGAGCTTTGACTCCCCGCAGGACGCCATCGACGAAGGCATCGGGATGATCCACCAGCACTTCAAGCTGGTCGGCCCGATGACGGTCACCGAGAACATCGTCCTCGGGTCGGAACCGAAGGACTCCCTCGGCGTCGGCGTCGACATGGAGACCGCCAGACAGGAAGTGGCGGAGCTCAGCGAACGGTACGGGTTCGACATCGACCCGGAGGCCGTCGTCGAGGACGTGAGCGTCGGGGTGAGACAGCGCGTGGAGATCCTCAAGGCGCTGTACCGCGGTGCGGACATCCTCATCCTCGACGAGCCGACCGCCGTGCTCACGCCCGACGAGATCGAGTCCCTGTTCGACGTGTTCGACGAACTGATCGAACAGGGGAAGACGATCATCTTCATCACGCACAAGCTCGGCGAGGCGATGACCGTCGCGGACGACATCTCCGTGCTCCGGGACGGGAAGAAGGTCACGACCCTCCCGGTCGAGGAGGCGACCAACAACAAGCTCGCGGAGCTGATGGTCGGCGACGAGGTGCTGCTCGAACTGGACCTCGAGCCCCATCCGAAAGGGGAGAAGCTCCTCGACGTGACAGACCTCCGGATCGAGCACGACGACACGACGCCCGTCGAGGACGTTTCGCTGACGGTCCGCGAGGGGGAGACGCTCGGCATCGCCGGCGTCGACGGCAACGGCCAGACGGAGCTGTCCGACGCGCTCGCCGGGCTGACCGAGATAGACGGCGGGTCGGTCACGTTCGACGGCGAGGACGCAACCGACTGGGACCGCACCCAGCTGAACGACGAGGGGCTCTCCTACATCCCGCCGGACCGGCAGGAACAGGGACTCGTGATGGAGTTCGACCACGGCGAGAACGTCATTCTGGGCGAGCAGCACACGTTCCCGCTCGGCCGCCGGATGCGGGACGACGACCTCGCCGAGGACATCGTCGAGGAGTACGACGTCCGGACCTCCGGCATCGGGACCGCCGTGAAGTCCCTCTCCGGCGGGAACCAGCAGAAACTGCTCGTCGGGCGCGAACTCGAGCGCGACCCGAAGCTCGTCATCGCCAGCAACCCCACGCGGGGGCTCGACGTCGGGAGCATCGAGTTCATCCACGAGCAGCTGCTCTCCGTCAGGCGGCAGGACCGGGGCGTGCTGCTCATCTCCTCGAAGCTCGACGAGCTCCAGCAGCTCTCCGACCGGATCGCGGTGATGTACGAGGGCGAGATCATCGACACGGTCGACCCCGAAACCGTGACCGAGCGCGAGCTCGGACTGCTCATGGCCGGACAGGAACTGGCGGACGACGAGGCCCCCGAAGCCGATCCGAACGCCTCGCAGACGGCTGGAATCGACGGTGAGAACGAATGA